A portion of the Chryseobacterium tructae genome contains these proteins:
- a CDS encoding alpha/beta hydrolase: MKIYIVSGLGADFKVLERLQFPKDYELIFIDWLIPQKNEPFHSYVERMAEKVDASEPFCLLGYSFGGIMVQEINRLKPAEKVVILGSIKSDKEKSRFIKTGEVTKIPRILPVGLFNAKAANVYAVLRKLFDPKNPRLLQYFRVKDPYYLKWSVEKVAEWKFEENTKVIQILGDKDIVFPIRNSKPDYIIKGGTHLFPATKAKEVSKILNEIFSEKTIMLLDE, translated from the coding sequence ATGAAAATTTACATTGTAAGCGGTCTTGGAGCAGACTTTAAGGTACTTGAAAGATTACAGTTTCCCAAAGATTATGAACTAATTTTTATAGACTGGCTCATTCCACAAAAAAATGAACCTTTTCATAGCTATGTTGAAAGAATGGCGGAGAAAGTTGATGCCTCGGAGCCATTTTGTCTGTTAGGATATTCTTTTGGAGGAATTATGGTGCAAGAGATCAATCGTCTGAAACCAGCTGAAAAAGTAGTAATTCTGGGAAGCATTAAATCTGATAAAGAAAAATCCAGATTTATCAAGACGGGAGAGGTTACTAAAATCCCACGAATACTGCCTGTTGGACTATTCAATGCTAAGGCTGCCAATGTATATGCGGTACTCAGAAAATTGTTTGATCCTAAAAATCCAAGGCTTCTTCAGTATTTCAGAGTAAAAGACCCATATTATCTGAAATGGTCTGTAGAAAAAGTGGCTGAATGGAAGTTTGAAGAAAATACAAAAGTGATTCAGATTTTGGGAGATAAGGATATTGTTTTTCCCATCCGGAATTCAAAACCTGACTATATAATTAAAGGCGGAACCCATTTGTTTCCGGCTACTAAAGCCAAAGAGGTTTCTAAAATTTTAAATGAAATATTCAGTGAAAAAACAATAATGTTATTAGATGAATAG
- a CDS encoding HopJ type III effector protein, producing the protein MILLEQLKHFPETIQFPDVIAYIDANYNFTPTAFKNGNTRNEEGQNNGSCKIFGFASYHGLTKEETLPLFGEFYREEVLKNPDGTDHQNIRNFMEFGWDGLIFEGNPLTEK; encoded by the coding sequence ATGATATTATTAGAACAATTAAAACATTTTCCCGAAACGATTCAATTCCCTGATGTGATAGCCTATATTGATGCAAATTACAATTTTACTCCTACCGCATTCAAAAATGGGAATACAAGAAATGAAGAAGGGCAGAATAACGGTTCATGCAAAATATTCGGTTTTGCTTCTTACCATGGGCTAACCAAAGAAGAAACCCTTCCGCTTTTTGGGGAATTTTACAGAGAAGAAGTTCTTAAAAATCCTGACGGGACAGATCATCAGAATATCAGAAACTTCATGGAATTCGGATGGGACGGATTGATCTTTGAGGGAAATCCATTGACCGAAAAATAG
- a CDS encoding YceI family protein — MKKIFLLAVLAGGLAFGQSKKVVASDVHWWGYKVAKSEASSHDGTVKVKSGDMVMKGNQLVGGSFVLDMTSINATDLTGEYQQKLNGHLKNGDFFEVEKFPTAAFKITGVKKNNDKVYNSLVTGNLTLKGKTNAVTFPAKISYSKGVVSLVSNKFSFDRQKFDVAYKSTMQDVFVKDDIDMVVKVTAQ, encoded by the coding sequence ATGAAAAAAATATTTTTATTAGCAGTATTAGCTGGTGGTTTGGCATTTGGACAATCTAAAAAAGTAGTAGCATCTGATGTTCACTGGTGGGGATATAAAGTTGCGAAATCTGAAGCAAGTTCTCATGATGGAACTGTGAAAGTAAAATCAGGTGATATGGTAATGAAAGGGAACCAGCTTGTAGGAGGAAGCTTCGTGTTGGATATGACTTCTATCAACGCTACTGACCTTACAGGAGAATATCAGCAAAAATTAAACGGACACCTTAAGAATGGTGACTTCTTTGAAGTTGAAAAATTCCCTACTGCTGCTTTCAAAATTACTGGTGTAAAGAAAAACAATGATAAAGTTTACAACTCTTTAGTAACTGGAAACCTTACTTTGAAAGGAAAAACAAATGCGGTTACTTTCCCAGCTAAAATTTCTTACAGCAAAGGAGTCGTAAGTTTAGTATCTAATAAATTCTCTTTCGACAGACAGAAATTTGATGTTGCTTATAAATCTACAATGCAGGATGTTTTTGTGAAAGATGATATCGATATGGTAGTAAAGGTAACTGCTCAATAA
- a CDS encoding glucokinase produces MILNPKFPLYLPGVENSNNDNVSIIGASLREDMTILGYFVSGNGGLEIKLQNTYATKEYASFNDILKKFIQDNQLENVKRLGMAVPGPVIDGKSSPARLGWNLDVEEYKRDFGFEKVEMLNDLEASAYGMALLEDDDLEAIYTSGHLEKGNVAILAPGNGLGEAGYFFDGKNLRPFATEGGHSEFSPRTNVEVEFYQFLNNIYGIVSWENVLSKSGLFNIYRFLRDVKRHPEPEWLGERLTNGNFVEELYKAAVEDNVLICRIALDTFLEFLAREANNLTLKVKAIGGLLIAGDIPQMVREYIDKDKFYEKFKISDKMEGMLKNIPIYLVKQNHTALKGMALYTAYYQE; encoded by the coding sequence ATGATTCTGAATCCAAAATTTCCACTTTATTTACCAGGAGTAGAGAACAGTAATAATGATAATGTTTCTATCATTGGGGCAAGCCTCCGTGAAGATATGACAATCTTAGGCTATTTTGTTTCCGGTAACGGAGGTCTTGAGATTAAATTACAAAATACATATGCTACTAAAGAGTATGCTTCCTTTAACGATATCTTAAAGAAGTTTATTCAGGATAATCAACTGGAAAATGTAAAACGTCTGGGAATGGCAGTGCCAGGCCCTGTAATTGACGGAAAGAGTAGTCCTGCAAGATTGGGCTGGAACTTAGATGTTGAAGAATATAAAAGAGATTTCGGGTTTGAAAAAGTAGAAATGCTAAATGACCTAGAGGCTTCAGCTTATGGAATGGCTCTTCTTGAAGATGATGATCTTGAAGCTATTTATACCAGTGGTCATCTTGAAAAAGGAAATGTAGCAATCCTTGCTCCAGGAAATGGACTAGGAGAAGCCGGATATTTCTTTGACGGGAAAAACTTAAGACCTTTCGCAACAGAAGGCGGGCATTCTGAATTTTCACCAAGAACAAATGTAGAAGTTGAGTTCTATCAGTTCCTTAATAATATCTATGGGATTGTAAGCTGGGAAAATGTACTATCCAAATCAGGATTATTTAATATTTACCGTTTCTTAAGAGATGTAAAAAGACACCCGGAGCCTGAATGGCTAGGAGAACGTCTTACTAATGGTAATTTTGTTGAAGAACTTTACAAGGCTGCAGTAGAAGATAATGTATTGATCTGCAGAATTGCTTTGGATACTTTCCTTGAGTTCCTGGCAAGAGAAGCCAATAACTTGACATTAAAGGTAAAAGCGATAGGAGGATTACTAATTGCAGGAGATATTCCGCAGATGGTAAGAGAATATATAGATAAAGATAAATTCTACGAAAAATTCAAGATCAGTGATAAAATGGAGGGAATGCTTAAGAATATTCCAATCTATCTGGTCAAGCAAAATCACACAGCATTAAAGGGTATGGCACTTTATACGGCCTACTATCAAGAATAA
- a CDS encoding RtcB family protein gives MEFNGNHLIELGYRPAKWFKDAIAYINENHLDEIQIKEYLEQFKQPDPIPLHETAPEFIINIRAEHESESDNVEKVIKTMKVLMKTPTLIDGALMPDACPTGPEGQIPVGGVVVAKNAIHPGFHSADICCSVMLTDFGKANPKDILDAAHSVTHFGYGGRPRGEQMPMSQGLMDAFRENEFLNDEKLISIARSHMGTQGDGNHFLFVGVSKNTGNTMMVTHHGSRAPGAALYDKGMKVANRFRQDISPETLKENAWIPYDTEEGKSYWEALQLIRTWTKENHTSIHDAVLNKLGMEKENRYWNEHNFVFKDGDLFYHAKGATPLDDKFMPDITGPRLIPLNMAEPVLIVQGKTNERNLGFAPHGAGRNFSRTQHKRSLAHKTTEEIFNEETAGLDIRFYSNEIDISELPTAYKSAANVRAQIEEYGLCEVLDEVMPYGCIMAGDVQKNAPWKKKKKYRKA, from the coding sequence ATGGAATTTAATGGAAATCACTTAATCGAATTAGGATATAGACCAGCTAAATGGTTTAAAGATGCCATCGCTTATATCAACGAAAATCATTTGGATGAAATTCAGATCAAAGAATACCTGGAGCAGTTTAAACAACCTGATCCTATTCCTCTTCATGAAACCGCTCCTGAGTTTATCATCAACATCAGAGCTGAGCATGAAAGTGAAAGCGATAATGTAGAAAAAGTAATCAAGACCATGAAGGTTCTGATGAAAACACCAACACTGATTGATGGAGCTTTAATGCCTGATGCTTGTCCTACTGGCCCTGAAGGTCAGATTCCGGTAGGAGGTGTGGTGGTTGCCAAAAATGCCATTCACCCAGGATTTCATAGCGCAGATATCTGTTGTTCTGTGATGCTGACAGATTTTGGGAAAGCCAATCCTAAAGATATTCTGGATGCCGCTCATTCCGTAACACACTTCGGATATGGAGGGAGGCCAAGAGGTGAACAGATGCCTATGTCTCAGGGATTGATGGATGCTTTTAGAGAAAATGAATTCTTAAATGACGAAAAACTGATCAGTATCGCCCGTTCTCATATGGGAACACAAGGAGACGGAAACCATTTCCTATTCGTAGGAGTATCTAAAAATACAGGAAATACCATGATGGTCACTCATCACGGATCCAGAGCTCCGGGTGCTGCATTGTATGATAAAGGAATGAAGGTTGCCAACCGTTTCAGACAGGATATTTCTCCTGAAACATTGAAAGAAAATGCATGGATTCCTTACGATACCGAGGAAGGTAAATCCTATTGGGAAGCACTTCAGCTTATCAGAACATGGACAAAAGAAAACCATACATCTATTCATGATGCAGTGCTGAACAAACTGGGAATGGAGAAAGAAAACAGATATTGGAATGAACATAATTTTGTTTTCAAAGATGGTGATCTGTTCTATCATGCTAAAGGAGCGACTCCACTGGATGATAAATTCATGCCTGATATCACAGGGCCAAGACTGATTCCGTTGAATATGGCTGAACCGGTATTAATTGTTCAGGGAAAAACAAATGAAAGAAATCTTGGTTTTGCGCCTCATGGAGCAGGAAGAAATTTCAGCAGAACTCAGCATAAAAGATCATTGGCTCATAAAACAACTGAGGAGATCTTTAATGAGGAAACTGCGGGACTAGATATCCGTTTCTATTCCAATGAAATTGATATTTCCGAACTGCCAACTGCCTATAAAAGTGCAGCGAATGTAAGAGCACAGATTGAGGAATACGGGCTTTGTGAAGTACTGGATGAAGTGATGCCTTACGGATGTATTATGGCGGGTGACGTCCAAAAGAATGCACCGTGGAAGAAAAAGAAGAAATATAGAAAAGCATAA
- a CDS encoding DUF1800 domain-containing protein, translating into MADSLLKNKHLLWRAGFGVGINQIADLKNKNTKTLINELFKEESFTEINYETPDIAPAADYMNSSAPADQKKEMQRVNRIQNEELNLNFLDKMVNSKEQMREKMAFFWHGHFASRVVNPKFNRQLLNTIRKNALGNFKDLLFEVSQSPAMLNFLNNQQNKKDHPNENFAREVMELFTMGRGNYTENDVREGARAFTGWSYDKDGGFKERKNQHDENTKTFLGKTGNFDGNDALNIILEQKATAQFITTKIYKFFVNENIDKDIVNKLSASFYNSGYDIKKLMTDLFSSSWFYDQKNIGNRIKSPIELMAGMMRILPMHIQNPENLIVYQKLLGQMLLYPPNVAGWPNGRSWIDSSTLMLRLQVPQIWSGLRPLEYSPRQDDDIDMGMKSRETALNKSFKNPNISIDWDRVDQIFAHKNCEDYLIQNPQSLDMNTVNSFSDKSTKMTIINLMSTPEYQLM; encoded by the coding sequence ATGGCTGATTCATTATTAAAAAACAAGCATCTTCTTTGGCGCGCAGGCTTTGGAGTTGGAATTAATCAAATTGCTGATTTGAAAAATAAAAACACAAAAACGCTGATTAATGAATTATTTAAAGAAGAAAGCTTTACAGAGATTAACTACGAGACACCGGATATAGCTCCTGCTGCTGACTATATGAACAGTAGTGCACCTGCTGACCAGAAAAAGGAAATGCAGCGAGTCAATAGAATACAGAACGAAGAATTGAATCTCAATTTTCTGGATAAAATGGTGAACAGTAAAGAACAGATGAGAGAAAAGATGGCTTTTTTCTGGCATGGGCATTTTGCTTCAAGAGTGGTCAATCCAAAGTTCAATAGGCAGCTGTTAAATACTATCCGGAAAAATGCATTGGGAAATTTCAAGGATCTGCTTTTTGAAGTAAGTCAGTCTCCGGCTATGCTCAACTTCTTAAATAACCAGCAAAATAAAAAAGATCATCCGAATGAAAATTTTGCCCGTGAAGTCATGGAACTTTTTACTATGGGAAGAGGAAATTACACGGAAAATGATGTAAGAGAAGGAGCCAGAGCCTTTACAGGATGGAGCTATGATAAAGACGGAGGTTTTAAGGAAAGAAAGAATCAGCATGACGAAAACACGAAAACTTTTCTTGGAAAAACAGGTAATTTTGATGGAAATGATGCTTTAAACATTATTCTGGAACAGAAGGCAACAGCCCAATTTATTACAACGAAAATTTATAAATTTTTTGTCAATGAAAATATTGACAAAGACATTGTCAATAAGCTCAGTGCCAGTTTTTATAACTCTGGGTATGATATTAAGAAACTCATGACAGACCTCTTTTCAAGTTCATGGTTTTATGATCAGAAAAATATAGGAAACAGGATAAAATCTCCTATCGAACTAATGGCCGGGATGATGCGGATATTGCCAATGCATATTCAGAATCCTGAAAACCTCATCGTATACCAAAAACTGTTAGGTCAAATGCTTCTCTATCCGCCAAATGTGGCTGGCTGGCCTAATGGAAGATCCTGGATAGACAGCTCTACGCTGATGTTGAGACTTCAAGTTCCCCAAATATGGTCTGGTCTCCGGCCACTGGAATACAGTCCACGACAAGACGACGATATTGATATGGGAATGAAATCACGGGAAACAGCTTTGAATAAAAGTTTTAAAAACCCTAATATCTCCATAGACTGGGATCGTGTGGATCAAATTTTTGCCCATAAAAACTGTGAAGATTATTTGATTCAAAATCCACAAAGTCTGGATATGAATACAGTCAATAGCTTTTCTGATAAAAGTACAAAAATGACCATTATCAATCTGATGTCAACCCCAGAATATCAATTAATGTAA
- a CDS encoding DUF2268 domain-containing putative Zn-dependent protease (predicted Zn-dependent protease with a strongly conserved HExxH motif), with translation MNKLIVLFLIFFALPSLLFGQKNTFKLNDQIIAFDGKEDLNYTLPFEKGKTYIIKVYQENIDIEINLYNSDNQKIASTDVADGNKGYDKLEYTPEKNEEYRINIKSVSPKLVSNGIVKINIRTLGKSDIEWRTKKSEEVKTENLKDITTIDIQHFWEAYDKLKYSKSNQDSVDIIQKYYLDRGTNGLKEFQKVRYFSAEFFVERIKKYKKYYESIRGNTVSLSKSEKFNSIISDFTRLYAKSKPAKIAFTIGPVSTGGTISGHYLLIGVEMFAGDKNSDISEITNENLKADIVSRSNQNDVIDYVKETVVHEYIHTQQVPIRKDACKCSLLESVIKEGVASYISEKLMMNRTEEVKSRAALYANTNEKQLWMEMKNELCTTNLQNWLFNAASSKDRPGDLGYRIGYKIAEAYYKNAFDKEKAIEEMIEMDNPLLFLDKSKYDLKFR, from the coding sequence ATGAATAAACTGATTGTATTATTTTTGATTTTTTTTGCTCTTCCCTCCTTGTTATTCGGGCAGAAAAATACATTCAAATTGAATGATCAAATCATTGCATTCGACGGTAAAGAAGATCTTAATTATACTCTTCCTTTTGAAAAAGGGAAAACTTACATCATAAAAGTGTACCAGGAAAATATTGATATTGAAATAAATCTGTACAATTCCGACAATCAAAAGATTGCCTCAACAGACGTTGCTGATGGAAATAAAGGATATGATAAATTGGAATATACTCCGGAAAAAAATGAAGAATATAGAATTAATATTAAGTCAGTTTCTCCAAAATTGGTTTCCAATGGAATTGTAAAAATAAATATAAGAACACTAGGCAAATCGGATATTGAATGGCGAACCAAGAAGTCTGAAGAAGTAAAAACAGAAAATTTAAAAGATATAACAACAATTGATATTCAGCATTTTTGGGAAGCTTATGATAAATTGAAATACAGCAAGTCTAATCAAGACAGTGTTGACATCATTCAGAAATATTATTTGGATCGTGGTACTAATGGATTAAAGGAATTTCAGAAAGTAAGATACTTCTCCGCTGAGTTTTTTGTCGAAAGAATCAAAAAATATAAGAAATACTATGAGAGCATCAGAGGTAATACGGTAAGCCTTTCAAAATCAGAAAAATTTAACTCTATTATTTCTGATTTTACCAGATTATATGCCAAGAGTAAACCGGCCAAAATAGCTTTTACTATCGGACCAGTATCTACAGGGGGAACCATATCAGGTCACTATCTGTTAATTGGGGTTGAAATGTTTGCCGGAGATAAGAACAGTGATATTTCTGAAATAACAAATGAAAATTTAAAAGCCGATATTGTTTCCCGTTCCAATCAGAATGATGTAATTGATTATGTAAAAGAAACCGTTGTCCACGAATATATTCATACGCAGCAGGTGCCTATACGTAAAGATGCCTGCAAATGTAGCTTATTAGAGAGTGTAATAAAAGAGGGCGTTGCGAGCTATATTTCGGAAAAACTGATGATGAACCGAACAGAGGAAGTTAAAAGCAGAGCTGCTCTTTATGCCAATACCAACGAAAAGCAATTATGGATGGAAATGAAGAATGAACTATGTACAACCAATCTGCAAAATTGGTTATTTAATGCTGCCAGTAGTAAAGACAGACCAGGAGATTTGGGATATAGAATAGGGTATAAGATCGCTGAAGCCTATTATAAAAATGCTTTTGACAAAGAAAAAGCGATAGAAGAAATGATAGAAATGGATAATCCTCTACTATTTTTAGATAAAAGTAAATATGATCTAAAATTCCGATAA
- a CDS encoding YceI family protein — MKRLLLFAMVCASISFVSAQRKFDKVSKVTSSEIRWWGYKVVKTEASSHSGTIKLKSGKFNFDHTVLVDGEFIIDMRSMMAGDVSDEDQIKLTNDLKSTNFFEVKKFPVAKFHLTKIIPLANSEYNSTVYGDLTLKGVRKTITFPANVYVTQFTTVIESAKFSLNRRDFKVFYQSSLKDYFIKNEMDIQFKVSTEKLDNENKVPVKKK, encoded by the coding sequence ATGAAAAGATTACTATTGTTTGCTATGGTGTGCGCAAGCATATCATTTGTTTCTGCCCAAAGAAAATTTGATAAGGTTTCGAAAGTGACTTCATCAGAGATCAGGTGGTGGGGATATAAGGTTGTAAAAACTGAGGCTTCCTCCCATTCAGGAACGATAAAATTAAAAAGTGGAAAATTCAACTTCGATCATACAGTATTGGTGGATGGTGAGTTCATCATCGATATGAGAAGTATGATGGCGGGTGATGTTTCTGATGAGGATCAGATCAAACTTACCAATGACCTGAAAAGTACGAACTTCTTTGAAGTGAAGAAATTCCCGGTTGCTAAATTCCATTTGACTAAGATTATTCCTTTAGCAAACAGTGAGTATAACTCTACCGTATATGGAGATCTTACCCTTAAAGGAGTGAGAAAAACGATTACTTTCCCTGCAAACGTATACGTTACTCAGTTTACTACAGTAATTGAATCTGCGAAGTTCTCTTTAAACAGAAGAGACTTTAAAGTATTCTACCAATCTTCTCTGAAAGATTACTTCATCAAGAACGAAATGGATATTCAGTTTAAAGTGTCTACTGAAAAGCTGGATAATGAAAATAAAGTTCCTGTAAAGAAGAAATAA
- a CDS encoding DUF1501 domain-containing protein: protein MLIKRREFLKISSLATASLLMPNFLKAMTLDEALTPNQNILVVLQFTGGNDGLNTIIPAKNDIYFRERKTLAILDSLSLTDEAGINPSLSYFKELFDNGELSVMNNVGYPNPDKSHFRSMDIWQSASRSDEFLDTGWLGRFLDEECYRCEHPTQALEVDDMLSLALKGENNKAFAFKDPKRLYQTSQEKYFQSLYDHHHDDETVSYLYQTLGSTINNAGYIFDKSKAKKTEQTYPNSQLGKDFKTVASLIKSDINTQVYYLSIGSFDTHVNQNDRQKKLFSDINEAVKSFVADMKSNGLFNNILLMTFSEFGRRVAQNASNGTDHGTANQMFFIGGNLKKKGLLNSLPNLQNLNEGDLIYTEDFRKVYATILKNWLQADSSKVLGWKNGVYDFI from the coding sequence ATGTTAATCAAAAGAAGAGAATTCCTCAAAATAAGTTCGCTGGCAACTGCTTCTCTGTTAATGCCTAACTTTCTAAAGGCAATGACACTGGATGAAGCTTTGACTCCTAATCAGAATATTTTGGTTGTTTTACAGTTTACAGGTGGTAATGACGGCCTAAATACGATTATTCCCGCAAAAAATGATATTTATTTCAGAGAAAGGAAAACACTTGCCATCCTAGATTCTTTGTCTCTGACGGATGAAGCCGGAATTAATCCTTCCCTATCCTACTTTAAAGAGCTCTTTGATAATGGCGAGCTTTCCGTCATGAACAACGTCGGATATCCAAATCCCGATAAATCCCATTTCAGAAGCATGGATATCTGGCAATCAGCGAGCAGAAGTGATGAGTTTTTGGATACCGGATGGCTGGGACGCTTTCTGGATGAAGAATGCTACCGATGTGAGCACCCCACTCAGGCTCTCGAAGTAGATGACATGCTTAGTCTTGCCTTAAAAGGAGAAAACAATAAAGCATTTGCTTTTAAAGATCCTAAAAGACTCTACCAAACCAGCCAAGAGAAATACTTTCAATCTCTTTATGATCACCATCATGATGATGAAACAGTTTCATATCTCTATCAGACTTTAGGTTCTACCATCAATAATGCGGGCTATATCTTTGATAAAAGCAAAGCGAAAAAAACAGAACAAACTTATCCTAATTCTCAATTGGGAAAGGATTTTAAAACAGTAGCCTCATTAATCAAATCGGATATTAACACTCAAGTTTACTATCTTTCTATCGGGAGTTTTGATACCCATGTGAACCAAAATGACAGACAAAAAAAGCTATTTAGTGATATTAATGAAGCTGTAAAATCGTTTGTGGCTGATATGAAAAGCAATGGTTTATTCAACAATATTCTTTTGATGACCTTTTCTGAATTTGGGCGACGCGTAGCTCAAAATGCAAGCAACGGAACGGATCATGGAACAGCCAACCAAATGTTCTTCATTGGTGGAAATCTTAAAAAGAAAGGATTACTGAACAGCCTTCCCAATTTACAGAATCTAAATGAAGGTGACCTGATCTACACCGAAGATTTCAGAAAAGTATATGCTACTATTTTGAAAAACTGGCTGCAAGCTGATTCTTCCAAGGTTTTGGGCTGGAAAAACGGGGTTTATGATTTTATATAA
- a CDS encoding helix-turn-helix transcriptional regulator yields the protein MSSNKNALIRYKTLDKCLKNKYRKYTLEDLIDECSEALFEFEGKESYVSKRTIQLDLQNMRSEKFGYEAPIEVYERKYYRYSDPDYSIHNISVNESDLKAMNNAVQILKQFKDFSMFKEMNGVIQKLEDSIHSTNQKSIIHLDKNEQLKGLEHIDILYESILNKKVLKILYKSFTARESSVYTVHPQLLKEFNNRWFLICLHKQKMYNLALDRMESIEADESLPYIDKELDGDEYFKDIVGVTVAESMVPRNVVFFVDSANAPYIKTKPLHKSQEVIDETNEGTLFKICVQINFELERLLLGFGDSLIVHKPRRLRVRMEEKFKAGNKNYQELIIPDEK from the coding sequence ATGTCATCTAATAAAAATGCTCTCATCCGCTATAAAACATTAGATAAATGCCTCAAAAATAAATACAGGAAGTATACTTTGGAAGATCTTATTGATGAATGTTCCGAAGCATTATTTGAATTTGAAGGCAAAGAATCTTATGTAAGCAAAAGAACCATTCAGCTGGATCTTCAGAATATGCGGAGTGAAAAGTTTGGTTATGAAGCACCTATTGAGGTGTATGAGAGAAAATATTACCGTTACAGTGATCCGGATTACAGCATTCATAATATTTCAGTGAACGAAAGTGACCTGAAAGCAATGAACAACGCAGTTCAGATCCTGAAACAGTTCAAAGATTTTTCTATGTTTAAAGAGATGAATGGTGTTATTCAGAAACTGGAAGACTCCATTCATTCTACCAACCAGAAATCAATTATTCATCTGGATAAAAATGAACAACTGAAAGGATTAGAACATATTGATATCCTATATGAAAGTATTCTCAATAAAAAGGTACTGAAAATTTTGTACAAAAGCTTTACGGCAAGGGAATCAAGTGTATATACAGTTCATCCGCAACTGCTGAAGGAATTTAATAACCGGTGGTTTCTGATCTGTTTACACAAGCAAAAGATGTACAATCTGGCTTTGGACAGAATGGAAAGTATTGAAGCAGACGAAAGTCTTCCATACATTGATAAGGAACTGGATGGTGACGAATACTTCAAGGATATTGTGGGGGTTACTGTTGCGGAATCTATGGTTCCCAGAAATGTTGTATTCTTTGTAGATTCAGCCAATGCTCCTTATATTAAAACAAAACCCTTGCATAAAAGTCAGGAAGTGATCGATGAAACGAATGAGGGAACCCTTTTTAAAATCTGTGTTCAAATCAATTTTGAATTGGAAAGGTTGCTGTTAGGTTTTGGAGATTCTCTTATTGTCCATAAACCAAGAAGACTACGAGTAAGGATGGAAGAAAAATTCAAGGCTGGAAATAAAAATTATCAGGAGCTGATTATTCCTGATGAAAAGTAG